The following proteins come from a genomic window of Pelagicoccus albus:
- a CDS encoding sugar phosphate nucleotidyltransferase has protein sequence MKISKALITLADPNQRSLPLQTLIDQKGIKRSALEIVLEETFSTGIEEVCLIVCPDSQASYQNAAGVYSNRIHFIEQPKPTGYAQAIQLGKEFTGDHPFLHIVGDHLCVSDESMSCAKQVVAIAEKNNASVSGVQATRENQISDFGAVGGKLVDRLQGLYEIQNVVEKPTPTQAELELLVPGLRAGYYLCFFGIHVLKPSIFGILNTTTAIDGPDGRSLSYALNELAKREKLLALEVSGRRYDIGSDYGLLFAQLALSFSGKDRDRVVTSILELLANRPSS, from the coding sequence ATGAAGATTTCCAAAGCCCTCATCACGCTAGCCGATCCCAATCAGCGAAGTCTTCCGCTTCAAACCTTGATCGATCAAAAAGGGATCAAGAGATCCGCTCTTGAAATCGTACTAGAGGAGACTTTTTCAACCGGTATCGAAGAGGTATGTCTGATCGTTTGCCCTGATTCTCAGGCCAGCTACCAAAACGCAGCCGGAGTGTATTCTAATCGTATCCACTTTATTGAACAGCCAAAGCCGACAGGCTACGCTCAAGCGATCCAGCTAGGTAAAGAGTTCACCGGAGATCACCCGTTTCTTCACATCGTGGGCGATCACCTCTGCGTTTCAGACGAATCCATGAGCTGCGCCAAACAAGTCGTTGCGATCGCTGAAAAGAACAACGCCTCCGTCTCCGGAGTACAAGCGACCCGGGAAAATCAGATAAGCGATTTCGGGGCTGTTGGTGGAAAATTAGTCGATAGGCTACAAGGGCTCTACGAAATTCAAAACGTAGTGGAAAAGCCAACACCAACCCAAGCGGAACTGGAGCTCTTGGTTCCTGGATTACGGGCAGGATACTACCTTTGCTTTTTCGGTATCCATGTTTTGAAGCCATCGATCTTTGGTATTCTAAATACAACGACCGCAATCGATGGCCCAGACGGCCGCAGTCTTTCCTACGCCTTGAATGAACTGGCAAAACGGGAAAAGCTGCTAGCCCTGGAAGTTTCTGGCCGCCGATACGATATCGGATCAGACTATGGACTTCTCTTCGCCCAACTTGCCCTTTCCTTCTCGGGCAAGGATCGCGATAGGGTTGTGACGAGCATCCTCGAATTGCTAGCCAATAGGCCCAGCTCCTAA
- a CDS encoding UTP--glucose-1-phosphate uridylyltransferase gives MSEVSPFIETINAEESSIRDRSLTELCEGLSIEELLREAKNLEAYRHRERSLYKRVRALFFLHAIHRFQLPARQGYPDQAKLSNEAHELALDRRFEEAIQELLQRMEDEGANDTLSSSLAHAYHSLAFQTLADQVRQTVKSTAGNTWIFRMGHYLDHPLRFKKELLKKTGPNKVYPILKEQTAVRMDLTHCAWSDIFFLGMDYPDGARVINVSVDLGVHGRDKEIRPPIEAYLRVIEEPVLRLSSVDLGATTELSMVDEVFDFARDYLGLLKAAVISSGLVPPGLEGSGQSIASLFGAMIGQGKGLEIVSNVNRIPKGSRLAVSTNLLGALISVCMRATGQTRSIQGPLLEAERRIVAARAILGEWIGGSGGGWQDSGGVWPGIKLIEGERAKEGDSEFGTSRGRLLPRHTLLDEKTVNQSAREKLQESLVLVHGGMAQNVGPILEMVTEKYLVRGSREWKARQQALATIDAIIENLKNGEIKELGKRLTDNFFGPLHDIIPWVSNIYTETLIQDVKDAFGDDFWGFWMLGGMSGGGMGFIFDPSKKSEGQAFLSKRMKERKTQFEKALPFAMDPVVYDFRINENGSTGTLLEGANALFPETFYQMTIPEALRTRSNDMSDTQRADLQQYAQAITPGSPGQFSATALIEHLLPEVQNKSEEDQSLDRLLIENGFDREQHEKIRSDVLAGRIGLAMNRLSSTATVEDVDRAELHDATNSDFSQIGKAALERGELAVVTLAAGVGSRWTQGAGVVKSLHPFFSYSGKHRNFIDIHLAKTKKSEDEFKTNIPHVFTTSYLTHDPIQQHLERDHSDRLDRSAFLSSGKSIGLRLVPTERDLRFAWEETTQQKLDEQKQKMLQSVRAALVNWAKQTGEAADYTDNLPGQCLHPVGHWYEIPNLIKNGTLARILKMQPQVKYLLSHNIDTLGASVDAALLGWHIQTGATLSFEVMSKRTEDRGGGLAKIDGRVRLIEGLALPDESDEFKLTYYNTNTSWINLDKLLETFGLDRESILNERKVEEAIRKVALRLPTYLTLKDVKKRWGEGQEDIFPVSQFEKLWGDMTNLPDVDSKFAFVPRARGQQLKDQAQLDSWLHDGSAQYIGDLCKWS, from the coding sequence ATGAGTGAAGTAAGCCCATTTATCGAAACGATCAACGCGGAGGAATCCTCCATCAGAGATCGTTCTCTAACCGAACTGTGCGAGGGTCTTTCGATCGAAGAGCTACTCCGTGAGGCTAAAAACCTGGAGGCCTACCGCCACCGTGAGCGGAGTTTGTACAAGCGGGTCAGGGCTCTCTTCTTTCTGCACGCGATCCACAGATTTCAGCTTCCCGCCAGACAGGGTTACCCCGACCAAGCCAAACTTTCGAACGAAGCTCACGAGCTCGCATTGGACAGGCGATTCGAGGAAGCCATCCAAGAGCTGCTACAGAGAATGGAAGACGAGGGAGCTAACGACACCTTGTCCAGCTCTCTGGCCCACGCCTACCATAGCCTTGCCTTCCAAACTTTGGCCGACCAAGTCAGGCAAACGGTCAAATCCACAGCAGGAAACACCTGGATTTTCAGGATGGGCCACTATTTGGACCATCCACTTAGGTTCAAAAAGGAACTCCTAAAGAAAACGGGACCCAACAAAGTATACCCAATCCTGAAGGAGCAGACCGCGGTACGCATGGACCTTACCCACTGCGCTTGGAGCGACATTTTCTTCCTCGGCATGGATTATCCCGACGGGGCAAGAGTCATCAACGTGTCAGTGGATCTCGGCGTACACGGAAGAGATAAAGAAATCCGCCCTCCCATCGAAGCGTATCTACGTGTCATCGAAGAGCCAGTGCTAAGGTTGAGCAGCGTGGACCTCGGTGCCACCACAGAGCTTAGCATGGTGGATGAAGTTTTCGATTTCGCCCGGGATTACCTAGGACTTTTGAAGGCGGCCGTCATCTCATCCGGGCTGGTTCCACCAGGCTTGGAGGGTTCTGGACAATCGATCGCAAGCTTGTTCGGAGCCATGATCGGCCAAGGCAAGGGCTTGGAAATAGTCAGCAACGTCAATCGCATTCCCAAAGGATCACGTCTCGCCGTTTCAACAAATCTGCTCGGAGCCTTAATCTCAGTCTGCATGCGAGCGACTGGTCAAACTCGCTCCATTCAGGGACCGTTGCTTGAAGCCGAACGTCGCATCGTGGCCGCTCGGGCAATTCTAGGCGAATGGATCGGCGGATCAGGAGGTGGATGGCAGGACTCGGGTGGGGTCTGGCCCGGTATCAAGCTTATCGAAGGAGAACGAGCGAAGGAGGGAGATTCTGAATTCGGGACAAGCCGAGGTCGACTCCTACCTAGGCACACCTTGCTCGACGAGAAGACTGTCAATCAATCGGCCCGCGAAAAGCTCCAAGAAAGCCTTGTACTCGTACACGGCGGAATGGCCCAAAATGTCGGACCGATCCTCGAAATGGTGACTGAAAAGTACCTTGTGCGAGGAAGTCGGGAATGGAAAGCCCGCCAACAAGCTCTAGCCACTATCGACGCGATCATAGAAAATCTCAAAAACGGGGAAATCAAGGAACTCGGCAAGCGGCTTACCGATAACTTCTTTGGCCCTCTCCACGATATCATCCCATGGGTCAGCAACATTTACACGGAAACGCTTATCCAAGATGTGAAGGACGCCTTCGGCGATGACTTCTGGGGATTCTGGATGCTCGGAGGCATGTCCGGTGGTGGAATGGGGTTCATTTTCGACCCTTCTAAGAAATCCGAGGGGCAAGCGTTCCTTTCGAAGCGTATGAAGGAACGCAAAACTCAGTTCGAAAAAGCGCTCCCCTTTGCGATGGATCCAGTCGTCTACGACTTCCGCATAAACGAAAACGGATCCACAGGCACCCTTTTGGAAGGAGCTAACGCCCTGTTTCCTGAAACCTTCTACCAGATGACGATTCCTGAGGCGCTCCGTACTCGGTCGAACGATATGAGCGACACGCAAAGGGCAGACCTCCAACAGTACGCTCAAGCGATCACCCCCGGATCGCCGGGCCAATTCTCGGCGACTGCCCTCATCGAGCACCTGCTCCCCGAAGTTCAAAACAAGAGCGAAGAAGACCAGAGCTTGGATCGACTACTAATTGAAAATGGTTTTGACAGAGAGCAGCACGAAAAAATCCGGTCTGATGTCCTGGCAGGCCGAATTGGCTTAGCCATGAATCGCTTGAGCTCGACTGCTACAGTTGAAGATGTCGATCGAGCCGAACTGCACGACGCTACCAATTCGGACTTCTCACAGATCGGGAAAGCCGCTCTCGAGCGAGGTGAACTCGCAGTAGTCACCCTTGCTGCAGGAGTCGGGAGCCGCTGGACGCAGGGAGCCGGCGTCGTGAAATCGCTGCACCCCTTCTTTTCTTACTCAGGCAAGCACCGGAACTTCATAGACATCCACCTCGCCAAAACGAAAAAGTCAGAGGATGAATTCAAAACCAACATCCCTCACGTTTTCACAACCAGCTACCTGACGCACGATCCCATACAACAGCATTTGGAAAGGGATCACAGCGACCGCCTAGATCGTTCTGCTTTTCTTTCATCTGGCAAATCTATCGGCCTGCGCCTCGTCCCTACGGAAAGAGATCTCAGATTTGCTTGGGAGGAAACCACCCAACAAAAACTCGACGAACAAAAGCAGAAGATGCTGCAAAGCGTCCGAGCCGCCCTCGTCAATTGGGCAAAGCAAACTGGCGAAGCCGCTGACTACACGGACAACTTGCCGGGGCAATGCCTCCATCCGGTCGGGCACTGGTACGAGATTCCCAATTTGATCAAGAACGGTACGCTCGCTCGTATTTTGAAAATGCAGCCGCAGGTGAAATACCTCCTGTCCCACAACATTGACACCTTGGGAGCGTCCGTTGATGCAGCTCTCTTGGGCTGGCATATCCAGACCGGAGCTACGCTCTCCTTCGAAGTCATGTCAAAACGAACAGAGGACCGCGGAGGAGGTTTGGCGAAAATCGATGGACGGGTTCGACTCATCGAGGGCTTGGCCCTCCCCGATGAAAGCGACGAGTTTAAGCTCACCTACTACAACACCAACACCAGCTGGATCAATCTGGACAAGCTTCTGGAAACCTTTGGGCTCGACCGAGAGTCTATTCTCAATGAAAGGAAAGTCGAAGAAGCCATACGCAAGGTCGCTCTACGTCTTCCCACCTATTTGACCCTGAAGGACGTGAAAAAACGTTGGGGAGAGGGACAAGAGGATATATTCCCGGTTAGCCAGTTCGAAAAACTGTGGGGCGACATGACTAACCTTCCCGACGTCGACTCTAAATTCGCTTTCGTTCCGAGAGCCCGCGGACAACAGCTAAAAGATCAAGCTCAGCTGGACTCTTGGCTCCATGACGGTTCGGCCCAGTACATCGGTGACTTATGTAAATGGAGCTAA
- a CDS encoding GNAT family N-acetyltransferase: MPTEDEKVRIVKDSDTPRCELRESLSEADYRGSASRIRFLGERWIPALVESYDYQPLWITVRKDQRLVATLPIVEVDSPLSGKRGVSIPFFDFCPPEVSDKEALFLLYRKLMDVGHRRDWKYFEIRGGFEALDGFKPSISFYRHQINLSLNSDEAFSHLKSAPQRAIRKAVKSGVIVRRSNTEKALKEFYKLQCLTRRRHGLPPQPLSFFKNLRESLEADDLLDIFTAYLGDRPISSSVYVRQDEETVHYKYGASDYRYQEFRGNNLVMWEAISYYGREGRSSIDLGRNSTSTQEGLRQYKLSWGAIEDLQHYQKFDLDKNTVISMADNAFGFHNHIFSKLPIALNRALGKLMYRHIA, translated from the coding sequence ATGCCAACAGAAGACGAGAAAGTCCGAATCGTGAAAGACTCGGACACACCTCGTTGTGAGCTGAGAGAGAGCCTCTCAGAGGCGGACTATCGCGGGTCGGCATCGAGGATACGCTTCTTGGGGGAAAGATGGATACCCGCGCTAGTAGAATCCTACGACTACCAACCACTTTGGATAACGGTACGCAAGGACCAGCGTCTGGTCGCGACTCTTCCGATAGTGGAAGTCGACAGTCCCTTATCGGGCAAACGCGGCGTCTCAATTCCGTTCTTCGATTTTTGTCCGCCAGAGGTTTCTGACAAAGAGGCCCTATTCCTGCTGTACCGCAAACTAATGGACGTAGGACACCGGCGAGATTGGAAATATTTCGAAATTCGTGGAGGTTTCGAAGCTCTGGACGGTTTTAAACCATCCATTTCTTTCTACCGCCATCAAATCAACCTGTCCCTCAACTCCGACGAGGCCTTCTCTCATTTGAAGTCCGCACCACAGAGGGCAATCAGGAAAGCCGTTAAATCGGGCGTGATCGTTCGTCGCTCAAATACTGAGAAGGCCCTGAAAGAATTTTACAAACTGCAGTGTCTGACTAGGCGGCGTCACGGCCTACCTCCACAGCCCCTAAGCTTTTTCAAGAATCTCCGCGAATCTCTGGAGGCAGACGATCTACTCGATATCTTCACTGCCTACCTAGGTGATCGACCAATCTCCAGTTCTGTGTACGTCAGGCAGGACGAAGAGACCGTGCACTACAAGTACGGAGCATCCGACTATCGCTATCAGGAATTTCGCGGCAACAATCTGGTAATGTGGGAAGCCATTTCCTACTACGGTCGCGAAGGACGTTCCAGCATTGACTTAGGTCGAAACTCCACCTCTACACAAGAGGGATTACGCCAATACAAGCTATCATGGGGAGCCATCGAAGACTTGCAGCACTACCAAAAATTCGACCTAGATAAGAACACAGTCATCTCCATGGCAGACAACGCCTTTGGCTTTCACAATCACATCTTCTCGAAGCTTCCCATCGCCCTGAACCGAGCGCTCGGGAAACTAATGTATCGCCATATAGCCTAA
- a CDS encoding exopolysaccharide transport family protein: MNNTTNQAAPSGLSLSPSDIYFILFRHKFKIIFFIILGLAAGAAAYKYIPNQYKSSAQLLIRYVTEKRDVVDENGSTVTAAIGGRGSEHIKMTELAILTSLDLAKDVANTLYETTPQPELAEMDAEAAKQTLTGQVAQGMEANFGNQSNIIMLSYGSESPDQVQAILQTIIDTYLKRHYEIHRAEGTFDEYLTVKTDELRANLLQTEELIIKTKQKAGIVSIEQSRNSINSEISRIQNNIFETQTNLAENQALQERLQKEAGTAPAAPQADEEEVVDVQENATLAQAIRDYEARSTRLEIFREQQRNLITRFAPGSTRIKAIEKKIEELEGELTQLLKDHPDLALRGAVTAGKETDEDLPYEIRISTAKANSIALQERLNILQTHLKSLYTESTRIDEVELTLNQLERRREMEANQYNTFLASLRQNQLDEEISSGRVNNITLLQQPTPPSKDSTLKMQIAGGTAGGIAILGLLWAFLKELLLDKSIKRPQEVQKATGLPLFLTIPDSKGKEFRKLTKRSNSVQRQLIGRGKVTKGADYAPKSTALKAAAKSKPDEYAVAKGNAQISPWEPQHVLHNYFEALRDRVIGYFESRNLQHNPKLIGLTGLGEQPGVSTIASGLAGSLSKTEGGNVLLVDMTLGQESAKQFYKGEEVSSLDEALESKDKAKLGENLYVVAEGTNGYKLPSILPSRFNSIVPKLKASDFDYIIFDMPAVSPISATPRLASFMDVVLMVVESEQTDSAVAKQATELLGDSKAHLGVVLNKTKSYVPNQLEQDFLGLK, encoded by the coding sequence ATGAACAACACGACAAATCAAGCCGCTCCAAGTGGATTATCGCTTTCTCCTAGCGACATCTACTTCATCCTCTTTCGACACAAGTTTAAGATTATTTTCTTTATCATATTGGGCCTTGCTGCCGGGGCTGCTGCCTACAAGTACATCCCCAATCAATACAAGTCCAGCGCACAGCTTCTCATTCGTTACGTTACAGAGAAGCGCGACGTCGTGGACGAAAATGGCTCAACGGTGACAGCAGCGATCGGCGGACGCGGCTCTGAACACATCAAGATGACAGAGCTAGCGATCCTCACTAGCCTCGACCTGGCGAAAGACGTCGCCAACACACTTTACGAAACAACCCCTCAGCCCGAACTGGCGGAGATGGACGCTGAGGCAGCCAAGCAAACGCTGACCGGTCAGGTGGCCCAAGGCATGGAGGCGAACTTTGGGAACCAGTCAAACATCATCATGCTCAGCTACGGGAGCGAAAGCCCTGACCAGGTACAGGCTATCCTGCAGACAATTATCGATACCTATCTCAAACGCCACTACGAGATCCACCGAGCTGAAGGTACCTTTGACGAGTACCTGACGGTTAAAACCGATGAACTGCGCGCGAATCTCCTCCAAACGGAGGAGTTGATCATCAAGACTAAGCAAAAGGCTGGAATCGTCTCGATCGAGCAGTCGAGAAATAGCATCAACTCGGAAATTTCACGCATCCAAAACAACATTTTCGAAACGCAGACAAACCTGGCGGAGAACCAAGCCTTGCAAGAACGCCTCCAAAAGGAAGCTGGGACTGCTCCGGCAGCACCCCAAGCCGATGAAGAGGAAGTAGTCGACGTCCAGGAAAACGCTACCCTTGCTCAAGCGATTCGCGACTATGAAGCACGCTCGACTCGCCTGGAAATCTTCCGCGAACAGCAGCGAAACCTGATTACCCGATTCGCCCCGGGAAGCACGCGAATCAAAGCGATCGAAAAGAAGATCGAAGAGCTCGAGGGTGAGCTGACCCAATTACTCAAAGACCACCCTGACCTCGCTCTGAGAGGAGCTGTGACCGCAGGAAAAGAGACAGACGAGGATCTCCCCTACGAAATTCGTATCAGTACTGCCAAAGCGAACTCGATCGCCTTGCAAGAGCGCTTGAACATCCTGCAGACACACCTCAAGTCCCTATACACCGAATCCACCCGAATCGACGAAGTCGAATTGACCCTCAACCAGCTTGAGCGTCGTCGCGAGATGGAGGCCAATCAGTACAACACCTTCTTGGCTAGCCTTCGCCAAAACCAGTTGGATGAAGAAATCAGCAGCGGACGAGTCAACAACATCACGCTCCTTCAGCAACCAACACCTCCAAGCAAAGATTCTACCCTTAAGATGCAAATAGCCGGTGGAACTGCGGGAGGCATTGCGATACTGGGCCTCCTTTGGGCCTTTCTGAAAGAGTTACTACTAGATAAGTCTATCAAACGCCCGCAGGAGGTACAGAAAGCAACGGGGTTGCCGCTCTTCCTCACCATACCAGACAGCAAGGGCAAGGAGTTCAGAAAGCTCACAAAACGCTCCAATTCTGTGCAACGTCAGCTCATCGGACGCGGCAAAGTTACCAAGGGGGCAGATTACGCTCCCAAGTCGACAGCTCTCAAGGCTGCCGCCAAGAGCAAGCCAGACGAATACGCCGTGGCGAAAGGCAATGCCCAAATCTCACCTTGGGAGCCACAACACGTTCTGCACAACTATTTCGAAGCTCTGAGAGACCGCGTAATTGGCTACTTCGAAAGCCGCAACCTCCAGCACAACCCGAAACTAATCGGACTAACAGGTCTTGGGGAGCAGCCAGGCGTATCGACCATAGCATCCGGACTGGCCGGAAGCCTTTCTAAAACGGAAGGAGGAAACGTACTCCTCGTCGATATGACCCTCGGCCAAGAGTCAGCCAAGCAGTTCTACAAGGGAGAAGAAGTATCGAGCCTCGACGAAGCCTTGGAATCGAAAGACAAGGCCAAGTTAGGCGAGAACCTTTACGTCGTGGCAGAAGGTACTAACGGCTACAAACTGCCTAGCATCCTGCCAAGCCGCTTCAACTCTATCGTACCGAAACTCAAGGCGAGCGACTTCGACTACATCATTTTCGATATGCCAGCTGTTAGCCCGATCAGCGCAACCCCAAGATTGGCGTCCTTCATGGATGTAGTTCTGATGGTTGTAGAGTCCGAGCAAACCGACAGTGCTGTCGCAAAACAAGCCACTGAGCTCCTCGGTGATTCCAAAGCCCACCTCGGAGTGGTCCTCAACAAGACTAAATCTTATGTTCCAAACCAGCTGGAGCAGGACTTCTTGGGTCTCAAATAG
- a CDS encoding UDP-N-acetylglucosamine--LPS N-acetylglucosamine transferase, whose protein sequence is MGKRNKLVAVSSGGGHWVQLIRLSPALEDLSVLFATVDNHYRNDTPNRPFYLIKDSSLSEARTLLACAVSVIKLLIKEKPSTVISTGAAPGALAVILAKLLGCRTVWIDSVANVRRLSLSGLLVKPFADVCLTQWPQLSKPKGPHYIGSVLCS, encoded by the coding sequence GTGGGAAAGCGAAATAAACTCGTCGCCGTTTCTTCAGGCGGCGGCCATTGGGTTCAATTGATTCGCTTGAGCCCCGCTTTAGAGGACTTAAGCGTCCTGTTCGCTACCGTCGATAACCACTATCGAAACGACACGCCAAATCGCCCGTTTTACCTAATAAAGGATTCGAGCCTTAGCGAGGCACGAACTTTGCTGGCGTGCGCCGTGAGCGTGATCAAACTACTGATAAAGGAAAAACCATCGACCGTCATTTCGACGGGAGCGGCCCCCGGTGCCTTGGCAGTAATTCTAGCTAAGTTATTGGGGTGTCGAACAGTATGGATAGACAGCGTGGCCAACGTAAGACGTCTTTCCCTATCTGGGCTACTTGTAAAACCGTTCGCTGACGTTTGCTTAACTCAGTGGCCGCAACTGAGCAAACCGAAGGGGCCTCACTACATCGGAAGCGTGTTATGCTCCTAA
- a CDS encoding glycosyltransferase — MLLITVGTDRPFDRFIEAMDTWAAQNKEVECFAQIGRTNYEPKHIPYCRFLDSDAFDRKLERSKLVVAHAGMGTVLKARALALPMIVFPRSPEYGEASNSHQIDTAQALASLGIASVAFDVDELFSRLSCRDSFLKPPSNATVDTNFVKSLRGILTESRPTI; from the coding sequence ATGCTCCTAATAACGGTAGGTACAGACAGACCATTTGATCGCTTCATCGAAGCGATGGATACATGGGCCGCCCAGAACAAAGAAGTCGAGTGCTTCGCGCAAATAGGACGAACCAACTACGAGCCGAAGCATATTCCCTATTGTCGCTTTTTGGATTCAGACGCTTTCGATCGTAAGCTCGAAAGAAGTAAACTTGTCGTCGCTCACGCCGGGATGGGTACTGTTCTGAAAGCCAGAGCCTTGGCTTTGCCTATGATAGTTTTCCCACGCTCTCCGGAGTACGGCGAGGCCTCCAACTCACATCAAATAGATACAGCCCAAGCCCTTGCGAGTCTAGGAATCGCCTCCGTTGCGTTCGACGTAGACGAATTGTTTAGTCGACTATCCTGCCGCGACTCTTTTCTTAAGCCACCAAGCAACGCAACCGTTGATACAAACTTTGTAAAAAGCCTCCGCGGAATCCTTACGGAATCGCGACCAACGATCTGA
- a CDS encoding nucleotide sugar dehydrogenase, producing MKISIFGLGYVGAVSAGCLAKNGNTVIGVDPSSSKVDLINEGRTPIIEKDIDTIISNAVEAGKLSATQDPKEAIAKTDISLICVGTPSMPNGSLNLSYVRNVCEEIGEALKEKASFHVVVIRSTMLPGTMLNVVIPTIEKASGMVAGEGFGICGNPEFLRESTAVFDFYNPPKTVIGESDTKSGDILSELYAGLDAPLIRTSIETAEMVKYTDNVWHALKVGFANEIGSICKSVGIDSHEVMKIFFQDTKLNISPYYMKPGFAFGGSCLPKDLRALTYKAKSMDVNVPILNSILPSNQIQVDRGFQAITSKGKKKIGVLGFSFKSGTDDLRESPIVEVIERLLGKGYDIKIFDNNVNIAKIVGANKDFILNAIPHISNLMVNTPEEIIEHSEVVVIGNGATEFKELIPKLSKEQTMIDLVRIVDEHPANTNYDGINW from the coding sequence ATGAAAATAAGTATTTTCGGACTAGGCTACGTCGGAGCGGTTTCCGCCGGCTGCCTTGCTAAAAACGGCAACACTGTAATCGGTGTAGACCCAAGCTCGAGCAAGGTCGATTTGATCAATGAGGGACGTACTCCGATCATTGAAAAAGACATCGACACCATTATTAGCAATGCGGTGGAGGCTGGTAAACTTTCGGCGACCCAAGATCCTAAGGAAGCGATCGCGAAGACAGACATATCTCTTATTTGCGTGGGAACTCCAAGTATGCCTAACGGCAGTTTGAATTTGAGCTACGTGCGCAATGTCTGCGAGGAGATCGGCGAAGCGCTAAAGGAAAAAGCTAGTTTCCATGTCGTTGTGATCCGGAGCACCATGCTCCCGGGCACCATGCTCAATGTGGTCATTCCGACGATCGAAAAGGCTTCTGGAATGGTGGCAGGTGAAGGCTTCGGCATTTGCGGAAATCCCGAATTTCTACGTGAAAGCACCGCCGTCTTCGACTTCTACAATCCTCCCAAGACTGTTATCGGCGAGTCGGACACCAAAAGCGGGGACATCCTCTCCGAACTCTACGCCGGCCTAGACGCCCCACTGATCCGCACCAGCATCGAAACTGCGGAAATGGTCAAGTACACAGACAACGTGTGGCACGCCCTTAAGGTAGGATTCGCCAACGAAATTGGTTCTATTTGTAAATCCGTAGGCATCGATAGCCACGAGGTGATGAAGATCTTCTTCCAAGATACGAAGCTCAACATCTCCCCTTACTACATGAAGCCTGGATTCGCATTTGGCGGTTCTTGCCTGCCCAAGGACCTCCGTGCCCTCACCTACAAGGCGAAGTCCATGGACGTAAATGTTCCGATTTTGAACTCGATCCTACCCAGTAACCAAATCCAGGTGGACCGGGGCTTCCAAGCGATCACCTCAAAAGGAAAAAAGAAGATCGGCGTCCTTGGGTTTAGCTTCAAATCCGGCACCGACGATTTGCGCGAAAGCCCGATTGTGGAAGTAATCGAACGCCTTCTCGGGAAAGGCTACGACATCAAGATCTTCGATAACAACGTCAACATCGCCAAGATTGTTGGAGCCAACAAAGACTTCATCCTGAATGCGATTCCTCACATCTCGAATCTGATGGTTAACACACCCGAGGAAATCATCGAGCACTCCGAGGTTGTGGTTATCGGCAACGGTGCAACGGAATTCAAAGAGCTCATTCCGAAACTGAGCAAGGAACAGACGATGATAGACCTTGTTAGAATAGTCGACGAGCACCCGGCCAACACAAATTACGATGGCATCAACTGGTAA